One part of the Longimicrobium sp. genome encodes these proteins:
- the trpB gene encoding tryptophan synthase subunit beta — protein sequence MTHPEVKVCGLTRHEDARAAADAGAAYLGAVFAPGGRRTVTPEAARVIFGDLPARRVGVFVDASLEELEAAGRAAGLDVLQLHGDETPELAAELRARGWTVWKALRPRTGGELAAEAPRWAGAVDALLLDGFSTAARGGTGASFPWAEVAAHRDAVPDGVALIAAGGLRPDNVAEAAGILHPDVVDVSSGVESAPGIKDADSIHRFVTAVRSLIPNPCGSMSQAAPVAREERAGRFGEYGGRFVPETLITALDELEEVYAAAAADPAFWDELHALWRDFVGRPTPLYRARRLGEAAGADVWLKREDLNHTGAHKINNSLGQVLLARRMGKERIIAETGAGQHGVATATACALFGLRCIVYMGEEDVQRQALNVYRMKLLGAEVRPVSSGTRTLKDATNEAIRDWVTNVADTHYIIGSVVGPDPYPRMVRDFQSIIGRETREQMLSVEGRLPAAVVACVGGGSNAIGMFHPFVGDEGVELVGVEAAGEGLDTQRHAATLTLGKPGVLHGCLSYLLQDDAGQVAPAHSVSAGLDYPGVGPEHSALKDRGRATYAAVTDAEALDAFGRLARLEGIIPALETAHAIAYVLREGAKWADKGPVVICLSGRGDKDVAQVAAMGVR from the coding sequence GTGACGCATCCCGAGGTCAAGGTCTGCGGCCTTACGCGGCACGAGGACGCCCGGGCCGCAGCCGACGCCGGCGCCGCGTACCTGGGCGCCGTTTTCGCGCCCGGCGGCCGCCGCACGGTGACGCCGGAGGCCGCTCGCGTTATTTTTGGCGATCTCCCCGCGCGCAGGGTCGGCGTCTTCGTGGACGCCTCGCTGGAAGAGCTGGAGGCCGCGGGGCGCGCGGCCGGGCTCGACGTCCTGCAGCTTCATGGCGACGAGACGCCGGAGCTGGCGGCGGAGCTCCGCGCCCGCGGCTGGACGGTCTGGAAGGCGCTGCGCCCCCGCACCGGCGGCGAGCTGGCCGCCGAGGCGCCGCGCTGGGCCGGCGCCGTGGACGCGCTCCTCCTGGACGGCTTCAGCACCGCGGCGCGCGGGGGCACCGGCGCATCGTTCCCGTGGGCCGAGGTTGCCGCGCACCGCGACGCCGTCCCGGACGGCGTCGCCCTGATCGCGGCGGGCGGCCTGCGCCCCGACAACGTGGCCGAGGCGGCCGGCATCCTCCACCCCGACGTGGTGGACGTGAGCTCGGGAGTCGAATCGGCCCCCGGCATCAAAGACGCGGACTCGATCCACCGCTTCGTCACCGCGGTGAGATCCCTAATCCCTAATCCCTGCGGTTCGATGTCCCAGGCAGCACCCGTGGCGCGCGAGGAACGCGCCGGACGCTTCGGCGAGTACGGCGGACGATTCGTCCCCGAGACCCTGATCACCGCGCTGGACGAGCTGGAGGAGGTGTACGCCGCCGCCGCGGCCGATCCCGCGTTCTGGGACGAGCTGCACGCCCTGTGGCGCGACTTCGTGGGGCGTCCCACGCCGCTGTACCGCGCCCGCCGCCTGGGCGAGGCCGCCGGCGCGGACGTGTGGCTGAAGCGCGAGGACCTCAACCACACCGGCGCGCACAAGATCAACAACTCGCTGGGGCAGGTGCTGCTGGCGCGGCGCATGGGCAAGGAGCGCATCATCGCGGAGACCGGGGCGGGGCAGCACGGGGTGGCCACCGCCACCGCCTGCGCCCTCTTCGGCCTGCGGTGCATCGTGTACATGGGCGAGGAGGACGTGCAGCGCCAGGCGCTCAACGTCTACCGGATGAAGCTGCTGGGCGCCGAGGTCCGCCCCGTCTCCAGCGGCACGCGCACCCTCAAGGACGCCACCAACGAGGCGATCCGCGACTGGGTCACCAACGTCGCCGACACGCACTACATCATCGGCTCGGTGGTCGGCCCCGACCCGTACCCGCGCATGGTGCGCGACTTCCAGAGCATCATCGGCCGCGAGACGCGAGAGCAGATGCTGTCCGTCGAAGGCCGTCTTCCCGCCGCCGTGGTGGCGTGCGTGGGCGGCGGCTCCAACGCCATCGGCATGTTCCACCCGTTCGTGGGGGATGAAGGAGTCGAACTGGTGGGCGTGGAAGCCGCCGGCGAGGGGCTGGACACGCAGCGCCACGCCGCCACGCTGACTCTCGGCAAGCCGGGCGTCCTCCACGGCTGCCTGAGCTACCTGCTGCAGGACGACGCGGGCCAGGTCGCCCCCGCGCACTCCGTCTCCGCCGGACTCGACTACCCGGGCGTGGGCCCCGAGCACTCCGCCCTCAAGGACCGCGGCCGCGCCACCTACGCCGCCGTCACCGACGCGGAGGCCCTCGACGCCTTCGGCCGCCTCGCGCGCCTCGAGGGGATCATTCCCGCGCTGGAGACGGCGCACGCCATCGCCTACGTGCTCCGCGAGGGTGCCAAGTGGGCCGACAAGGGTCCTGTCGTGATCTGTCTGAGCGGGCGGGGGGACAAGGACGTCGCGCAGGTGGCCGCGATGGGAGTGCGATAG